From the Campylobacter volucris genome, the window CTTTTACCGAAAGAGTGTATGCAAATTTTGTAAATTATTCTAATACAAATGAAAAAAATCAAGAGCATTTGTTTAGAAATTCTCATAATTTTTCTTTATACACAGATCTTTCCAAGCCTTATGAGAATTTTTATCATACTATATATCTTGGTGTAAATTATTATTTACCTGGAGCAAAATCTGGTCAAATTACTGAAAATTTTATAGATATAAAAGATGAATCAGAGCAGATTAATTTTTCTATGTATCAGTATTTTTACAATGCCATTGGAAAGAAAAAACTTTTTCATAATTTTGCTATAAAATATGATTTAAAAGAGCAAAATTTTGGCGGTTTTGATAATGTCGTAGAATATTTTTATAATGATTATATCAGTTTTAGAAACGAAACTGAATATAATGGTATCCAAAATCGCTTTGATAAAATTTTTAGTGAAACATCATTAGATTATGATGAATGGAGAATAGGTTTAAGCCATGCTTATAGATTTTATGAAAATGAAAAATATAATTTTTTAGGCACTAAAGCTCAATATAACATCAATGCTAATTATCAAATTTTTGGCGGTATATGGTTTGATTTAAACAAAAATCCTGATAAATGGGAAGTTGGTTACACTTATCAAAGAAAATGTTGGAATTATTCTTTGATGTATCGCCAAGATATTTCGCCTAAACTTACTAGTGCAGGTATTAGCGCTAAAGATCAAAGTGGTGTATATTTTATGTTTAATTTTTATCCAATTGGCGGAGTTTCTTATGATTTTGCTTTGGAAGAAAGTGAGAAGGCATTATGATAATTTTTGAAGATGTAAAAGAAGCTGCTAATAGATTGTATGATCAATTACCAATTGCTAAATTAAAAGATTATATTATTATCACTCCTTCGCTTAAATCGATAGAATTTGTAAATGAATTAGCTTGTAAGTTAAATTTAGCTTATGATTTTTTATTTACAGAGCAAATTAAAGCTCCAAATAATGAAGAATGTCAAATAGCTATGATTAGTGAAACCAAAGAGCTAGTTTATAATGAAGCCTTAATCAAGGCTTTTGATATAAGTTTAGATTATATATATGGGGAAGCAAATAGAACATACGAAGAGAAAATTTTAAAAAATGTTTATCGCTATAGAAAAGGTAATCTTTTAAAAGATTTAAAAGGGAAAGATATTTTGGTTTTACATGAAGGCTGCGAGACAGGAATTACAGCTTTATCTTGTATAAAAAGTCTTTTAAAAGAAGAAGTAAATAGTATTATTTATGCAAGTGCTTTGATGCCAAGTGATGTTTATGATTATATTGGTATTTTTGTTGATGAGATATTTTGTGCTCAAAAAATAGATCATTTTGTTGATATAGAATTTTATTTTAAAAATAAAATAAAATTACAATCTCAAGAAATTTTAGAAATTTTAGAAGAAAGTGAGTATTATTTGCCGTTAAAAAGATAAATTTAAATCTAAACAAAAAGCGTTGTTTAGATTTAAATTTATAGGGCAAAATAAAAACAGGCTTTTTAAGTTTTAGCTTTAAAATTTAAAAAGCTTATTTGATTTTGCCTATAACAAATATCAAGGAAAAATCATGGAACATGTATTAAATATCAATAATCATATAGAAATTTTTGAAACGGATAAAGTTGCCAAGCAAGTAGCTGGAGCTGTTTTAATGAGAGAAAAAAATGCTGTTGTTTTAGCAACCGTTGCTAGAGAAGATAAAATGGTAGAAGAAGATTTTCTAC encodes:
- a CDS encoding phosphoribosyltransferase; protein product: MIIFEDVKEAANRLYDQLPIAKLKDYIIITPSLKSIEFVNELACKLNLAYDFLFTEQIKAPNNEECQIAMISETKELVYNEALIKAFDISLDYIYGEANRTYEEKILKNVYRYRKGNLLKDLKGKDILVLHEGCETGITALSCIKSLLKEEVNSIIYASALMPSDVYDYIGIFVDEIFCAQKIDHFVDIEFYFKNKIKLQSQEILEILEESEYYLPLKR